From the genome of Colwellia psychrerythraea 34H, one region includes:
- a CDS encoding AAA family ATPase — translation MYRNFFSLSELPFSISPDPKYLFMSERHREALTHLTYGLGEVGGFALLTGEVGTGKTTISRCLMEQLPQNTQAAFILNPTLSCQELLATLCDQLKIRYRKTGASLKTLTDKISEKLLKNHENDINTLLIIDEAQHLQPEVLEQLRLLTNLETNTKKLLQVILIGQPELQQLLQRRDLRQLAQRITARYHLMPLTKNELSQYIQHRLTVADCARPLFDKGALTKIHQLSQGVPRLINLLCHSALMLAYNQNDSVVNKKTVVAAADRALGEDVTRKQGRVNYNGVMLFSTVLSIAAFFTLAGFWWGQTPVKDVVEMSNQENVISTEEHLNGTELAKVVENSEQKLLSDEGKVQSEQARADINNKTPKTRIDNSSPNTALVSVKKLSKIEAERKSNNSQVIENKIYEPIREETLLVSGEKNDLPHENKQDTNYKVTEVEGVSSDLLARFQAAIDETNVGDSPREQSGDNRLENSSNAYESFINPNEEISVRPLTQMPQQLQNALPSLEFEQHIYASDGQGWIKVNGRDRYEGDYIGDNLIVEKILPQQVILSFQGEKFSLPALTNW, via the coding sequence ATGTACCGCAATTTTTTCTCATTAAGTGAACTACCTTTTTCAATTTCCCCAGATCCTAAATATTTATTTATGAGTGAAAGGCACAGGGAAGCATTGACACATTTAACTTATGGATTAGGTGAGGTGGGTGGTTTCGCATTATTAACCGGAGAAGTAGGAACGGGGAAAACCACAATTAGCCGTTGTTTAATGGAGCAGTTACCACAAAACACACAAGCTGCTTTTATTCTTAACCCGACCTTGTCTTGCCAAGAGTTACTCGCCACTTTATGTGATCAATTAAAAATTCGTTACCGAAAAACAGGTGCTAGTTTAAAAACCTTAACCGATAAAATTTCTGAAAAACTGCTGAAAAACCATGAAAATGATATCAATACATTATTGATTATTGATGAAGCTCAGCATTTACAGCCCGAAGTGTTAGAGCAATTGCGTTTACTTACCAACTTAGAAACCAATACTAAAAAGTTGTTACAGGTAATTCTAATAGGTCAGCCTGAATTACAGCAATTATTGCAACGGCGTGATTTACGCCAATTAGCACAACGAATAACGGCTAGATATCATTTAATGCCGTTAACAAAAAACGAGCTAAGCCAATATATTCAGCATCGTTTAACGGTCGCAGATTGCGCAAGACCACTCTTTGATAAAGGTGCGTTAACTAAGATTCATCAATTGTCTCAAGGTGTGCCAAGATTGATTAACTTACTGTGTCATAGCGCATTGATGTTGGCGTATAACCAAAATGATAGTGTTGTTAATAAAAAAACGGTTGTTGCAGCAGCAGACCGTGCATTAGGAGAAGACGTAACCCGCAAGCAGGGGCGAGTTAATTATAATGGTGTCATGCTGTTTTCTACTGTTTTAAGCATCGCTGCTTTCTTTACTTTAGCTGGCTTTTGGTGGGGACAAACACCCGTTAAAGATGTCGTGGAAATGAGTAATCAAGAAAATGTAATCAGCACCGAAGAACATCTAAACGGTACTGAATTGGCAAAGGTTGTCGAAAATAGTGAACAAAAACTGCTGTCAGATGAGGGTAAGGTTCAATCAGAGCAAGCTAGAGCCGATATCAATAACAAAACACCTAAAACTAGAATAGACAATTCATCGCCAAATACCGCACTTGTTAGCGTTAAAAAATTGAGCAAGATCGAAGCCGAGCGCAAATCGAATAATTCACAGGTAATTGAAAATAAAATTTATGAGCCTATTAGGGAAGAAACTCTGCTAGTTAGCGGTGAAAAGAATGACTTGCCTCATGAAAATAAGCAGGATACTAATTATAAAGTTACTGAAGTTGAAGGTGTTTCTAGTGATTTATTAGCCCGATTTCAAGCCGCAATAGATGAAACTAACGTAGGAGACTCACCTAGAGAACAGTCAGGTGATAATCGTTTAGAAAACAGCAGTAATGCTTATGAGTCGTTTATCAACCCTAATGAAGAGATTTCTGTTAGGCCACTCACTCAAATGCCACAACAGCTACAAAATGCTTTACCAAGTTTAGAGTTTGAACAGCACATTTATGCTTCTGACGGTCAGGGTTGGATAA
- a CDS encoding TonB-dependent receptor has product MVLKTSFTLLALIISGQALSQENKSEPNQTQQKSKEQDIERIIVTGSRIAENIDEVPASITIITQKQIAAQLKVSSEIQSLLANLVPGMAPSTGSSSNSGQTLRGRSPLVMIDGVPQSTPLRNGSLGIRTLDASVIERIEVIKGATSIYGNGAAGGIINYITKKANSDKALSGHASISSRFSAVETEDSIGQRYEAGINGEINNFDYVLNASYEENGLQRDADGDILGLKYGLSDAVMQDYFAKVGYHFDDEKSLQFTYNYYESKQDVDLIDQVGNINTGEKTQAIPVPEGQTVLGEPQGPSNHNMMLKYVDDEVFKQTQLMVDLYSQEVDNTFFYSPVLANPDAGYAGGQSLINSDKKGLRVTFNTLVDFSFDNGDSLEATFIYGIDALNDVTSQSMVDGRVWVPEMDMENLAGFLQTKLIYNNDLVIKLGIRQEDIDLTVNDYSTLKLCKSAEQCSVPVDVTGDTLNYKATTYNIGIKYNALPLFSPFVSYSQGADISDTGRLLRTATVTDISLIRTEASIIDNYELGFSSDFEQVHFEFATYFSTSELGTTNKFNATTGVYMPVRAPQEIYGYEALINYNINDAWAVNATYSWVEGKNTEADVYLGAKQISPPKATVNVNWNPNSDISVAINYLYVGDRKRFEQVDGKFVGDQGPIDSYQVVNLSGNYNFASDWSAFIGVENLFNQDYYPTKSQGYTYGGYNIKGLGTTVNMGVNYQF; this is encoded by the coding sequence ATGGTGTTAAAAACATCCTTTACTCTATTGGCACTTATTATCAGCGGCCAAGCACTCAGCCAAGAAAATAAATCAGAACCAAATCAGACCCAACAAAAGTCTAAAGAACAAGACATTGAGCGAATTATCGTTACCGGTAGTCGTATTGCAGAAAATATAGATGAAGTACCTGCTTCAATAACCATAATCACCCAAAAGCAAATTGCCGCACAGCTAAAAGTTTCCTCAGAAATTCAAAGCTTATTAGCGAACCTTGTCCCTGGCATGGCACCAAGTACAGGTTCATCGAGTAATTCAGGGCAAACGCTTCGAGGGCGTTCTCCATTAGTGATGATTGACGGTGTACCGCAATCTACACCATTACGTAATGGCTCATTAGGTATCAGAACACTCGACGCCAGCGTCATTGAACGTATTGAAGTAATTAAAGGTGCCACTTCCATTTATGGTAATGGTGCTGCAGGCGGTATCATTAATTACATCACTAAAAAAGCGAATAGTGATAAAGCACTAAGCGGCCATGCCAGTATCTCTAGTCGCTTTAGTGCCGTGGAAACAGAAGATTCAATAGGTCAGCGTTATGAAGCTGGTATCAATGGAGAGATAAATAACTTCGATTATGTTCTCAATGCCAGCTACGAAGAAAATGGCTTACAACGCGATGCTGACGGCGATATTTTAGGTTTGAAATACGGTCTATCTGATGCGGTGATGCAAGATTACTTTGCTAAAGTGGGTTATCATTTTGACGATGAAAAATCATTACAGTTCACTTATAACTATTATGAATCGAAGCAAGATGTCGATTTAATCGATCAAGTTGGCAATATTAATACCGGCGAAAAAACGCAAGCTATACCTGTACCCGAAGGCCAAACTGTCTTAGGTGAACCGCAGGGCCCAAGCAACCATAATATGATGCTTAAATATGTTGATGATGAAGTATTCAAACAAACACAGTTGATGGTCGACCTTTACAGCCAAGAAGTAGACAATACTTTCTTTTACTCGCCAGTACTCGCTAATCCTGATGCTGGTTATGCCGGCGGACAATCATTAATAAATTCAGATAAAAAGGGTCTACGGGTAACATTTAATACACTGGTTGATTTCAGTTTTGATAATGGTGACTCACTTGAAGCCACCTTCATTTACGGCATAGATGCCCTTAATGATGTCACTTCTCAATCTATGGTGGATGGCAGAGTTTGGGTACCAGAAATGGATATGGAAAACCTCGCCGGTTTCTTGCAAACCAAGTTAATTTATAATAATGACCTTGTTATTAAGTTAGGTATCAGACAAGAAGATATTGATTTAACGGTAAATGATTACAGTACGCTTAAGTTATGTAAGAGTGCTGAACAATGCTCTGTTCCCGTCGACGTCACTGGAGATACCTTAAATTATAAAGCGACCACCTACAATATTGGAATCAAATATAATGCGCTGCCATTATTTAGTCCTTTTGTTAGTTACTCACAAGGCGCTGATATTTCTGATACCGGTCGATTATTACGAACAGCAACAGTAACCGATATTTCACTTATTCGTACTGAAGCTTCAATCATCGATAATTATGAATTAGGTTTCAGTTCTGATTTTGAACAAGTGCATTTTGAATTTGCGACTTATTTTAGTACCTCTGAGCTAGGAACAACCAATAAATTTAATGCAACTACGGGTGTCTATATGCCAGTACGCGCACCACAAGAAATCTATGGCTACGAAGCGTTGATTAATTATAACATTAACGATGCTTGGGCCGTAAATGCTACCTATAGTTGGGTAGAAGGCAAAAATACTGAAGCTGACGTTTATTTAGGAGCAAAGCAGATCAGTCCACCTAAAGCGACAGTAAATGTAAACTGGAATCCTAATAGCGATATCAGCGTAGCGATCAATTATTTATATGTTGGCGATCGTAAACGCTTTGAACAGGTTGATGGCAAATTTGTGGGTGATCAAGGCCCTATTGATAGCTATCAGGTTGTTAATCTAAGCGGTAATTATAATTTCGCGAGCGATTGGTCAGCATTTATTGGCGTTGAAAATTTATTTAACCAAGATTACTACCCGACAAAATCACAAGGTTACACCTACGGTGGTTACAACATCAAAGGTTTAGGAACCACAGTGAATATGGGCGTTAATTATCAATTCTAA
- a CDS encoding multifunctional CCA addition/repair protein — MLTSKPEIKNSELNSYLVGGAVRDKLLNRPIKDEDYLVVGASIEQMIKLGYHQVGKDFPVFLHPKTKAEYALARTERKQGQGYTGFSCYFAPDVTIEQDLLRRDLTVNAMAMDHNGKIIDPYNGQNDLNDRILRHVSDAFIEDPLRVLRVARFAARYHKYGFTIADETLTLMQEISASGELKCLTPERVWQEMQLSLADGGANSDTNSGNPEVFFEVLQQCNALEELWPELAVLWGIPNPALWHPEICSGIHTMMVLQQAVLLTQAIPDEHSDHRTAVRFAALCHDLGKGVTSDKLWPSHKGHETSGLPLVERICGQLKVPSHYKQLALKVCEFHLHCHKAFELKASTLLKMFNQLDIWRKPEEFDLFLMACKSDFLGRLGFENRAYPQEQYLQAAVKAARKVTAQPFLEKGLQGLAIKEAMAKERLSVIANIKADFAHLNPTPQ, encoded by the coding sequence TTGTTAACCAGCAAACCTGAAATTAAAAATAGCGAACTTAACAGTTACTTAGTCGGTGGTGCGGTACGCGACAAGTTACTCAATCGCCCAATAAAAGATGAAGATTATTTAGTCGTTGGTGCCAGTATTGAGCAAATGATAAAGCTTGGTTATCATCAAGTAGGCAAAGATTTCCCTGTTTTTTTACACCCCAAAACAAAAGCGGAATATGCCTTAGCCCGTACCGAACGTAAACAAGGTCAAGGTTATACTGGTTTTAGCTGCTACTTCGCCCCAGATGTTACTATTGAACAAGACTTACTTAGACGCGATCTCACCGTTAATGCCATGGCAATGGACCACAACGGTAAAATAATTGATCCCTACAACGGCCAAAACGATCTTAACGATCGTATATTACGCCATGTCAGTGATGCATTTATTGAAGATCCTCTACGTGTTCTTCGCGTCGCACGTTTTGCCGCACGTTATCATAAGTATGGTTTTACCATTGCCGATGAAACGCTTACTTTAATGCAAGAAATAAGTGCTAGTGGCGAGCTAAAATGTTTAACGCCTGAGCGAGTATGGCAAGAAATGCAATTAAGCTTGGCTGACGGTGGTGCTAATTCTGACACTAATTCAGGTAACCCTGAAGTCTTCTTTGAAGTACTACAGCAATGTAATGCCTTAGAAGAATTATGGCCTGAACTGGCCGTTTTGTGGGGCATTCCAAACCCCGCGCTTTGGCATCCTGAAATATGCAGTGGCATACATACCATGATGGTATTACAACAAGCGGTGTTGTTAACACAAGCCATACCTGATGAGCACAGTGACCATAGAACTGCAGTACGTTTTGCTGCCTTATGCCACGATTTAGGTAAGGGTGTTACCTCTGATAAATTATGGCCTAGCCACAAAGGACATGAAACGTCGGGTTTACCCTTAGTTGAGCGAATCTGTGGACAGCTGAAAGTACCTTCACATTACAAACAACTTGCTTTGAAAGTGTGTGAATTTCATTTACATTGTCATAAAGCTTTTGAACTTAAAGCCAGCACCTTATTGAAAATGTTTAACCAGCTCGATATTTGGCGCAAACCAGAAGAATTTGATTTATTTTTAATGGCGTGTAAATCTGACTTTTTAGGTCGTTTAGGTTTTGAAAACCGTGCCTATCCACAAGAGCAATATCTACAAGCAGCAGTCAAAGCAGCTAGAAAAGTAACAGCCCAACCCTTTTTAGAAAAAGGCTTACAGGGTCTTGCTATAAAAGAAGCAATGGCAAAAGAAAGGCTCAGCGTTATTGCAAATATTAAAGCCGATTTCGCGCATTTAAACCCTACACCGCAATAA
- a CDS encoding alpha-ketoglutarate-dependent dioxygenase AlkB family protein, whose amino-acid sequence MDLFSSLLDEPINILPNDGVVNYYGEIMPLSESSYYFERLFNTIAWRNDQALVFGKIIETKRKVAWCADTIDGKPFAYSYSGVTRYSIPFTEELLTLKKLVEQHSHETYNSCLLNLYHSGEEGMAWHSDGEADLKEQGAIASLSFGVERKFAFKHKCSKEVVALQLKPGSLLVMKGTTQQHWLHRLPPTKKVSEPRINLTFRTIDKPELK is encoded by the coding sequence ATGGACTTATTTTCTTCTTTGCTCGATGAGCCGATTAACATTTTGCCAAATGATGGTGTGGTTAATTACTATGGCGAAATCATGCCTCTTAGTGAGAGCAGTTATTACTTTGAGCGATTATTTAACACTATTGCATGGCGTAACGATCAAGCCTTAGTGTTTGGTAAGATCATCGAAACGAAAAGAAAAGTCGCTTGGTGCGCAGATACGATTGACGGTAAACCTTTTGCCTATAGTTATTCTGGCGTGACCAGATATTCGATCCCGTTTACTGAAGAGTTACTTACACTCAAAAAACTAGTTGAACAGCATAGTCATGAAACCTATAACTCGTGTTTGTTAAACCTTTATCATTCAGGTGAAGAGGGCATGGCATGGCACAGTGATGGTGAAGCAGATTTAAAAGAACAAGGTGCTATTGCTTCATTAAGCTTTGGCGTGGAGCGAAAGTTTGCTTTTAAGCATAAATGTTCAAAAGAAGTTGTTGCCTTACAGCTTAAACCAGGCAGTTTGTTAGTGATGAAAGGCACTACGCAGCAGCATTGGTTACATCGCTTGCCTCCGACAAAAAAAGTCTCTGAACCCAGGATAAACCTCACCTTTAGAACCATAGATAAACCGGAACTTAAGTAA
- a CDS encoding VF530 family DNA-binding protein: MTNKDIYKNNPLHGTSLETVLTTLVDHYGFEILAAYMNLNCFKQNASIESSLKFLKKTQWAQEKVEAFYMYQYNSLPKADDANFELPPRDRIVPSGLEQRPPKELSLDDAEELRIKQAKKTRERAAAATSANPWGSR; the protein is encoded by the coding sequence ATGACCAATAAAGACATTTATAAGAATAACCCACTACATGGCACTAGCCTTGAAACTGTATTAACAACCTTAGTTGACCATTACGGTTTTGAAATTTTAGCCGCTTACATGAACTTAAATTGTTTTAAGCAAAATGCCAGTATTGAATCGAGTTTAAAGTTTTTGAAGAAAACCCAGTGGGCGCAAGAAAAGGTTGAAGCTTTTTATATGTATCAATATAACAGCTTACCTAAGGCGGACGATGCAAACTTTGAATTGCCACCACGTGACCGTATTGTGCCATCAGGGTTAGAGCAAAGACCACCGAAAGAACTAAGTCTTGACGATGCTGAAGAGTTAAGAATTAAACAAGCTAAGAAAACGCGTGAGCGTGCTGCAGCTGCAACTTCAGCTAATCCTTGGGGCAGTAGATAA